The nucleotide sequence GTCTCTGGACATGGTGTGCCAGCCGCCTTGATCGCATCCATGATCAAGATTGCCATGCAATCGGTCGAGCCCTGCGCGCAGGACCCACAAGCAGTACTACGCGGGTTGAACCACGTCCTGTCTAGGCAGCTGCGCGGTCAGTTCGTGTCTGCGGCCTATTTGTGGGTTGATATCGAGAATCGCCAGGCGCTGTATTCCGCCGCGGGCCATCCGCCGCTTCTGCGCTGGCGACAAGGTAAGCTGGAGCGAATCGAAAGCAACGGCCTACTTTTCGGAGTGATAACGGAGCCCGACTACTACCCGGTTTGTACGATGCCAATCAGCCCAGGCGACCGCTTCCTGCTTTACACCGATGGCGTAACTGAACCCCAGAACGCTAACGGCAATTCCTTTGGTGACACCGAGCTTGAACAAGTTGTTCGCGCCAATCAAGGGCGCTCGCCCGCTGAGTTGTCAAACGAGGTGCTCTCGGCGATACGCCATTGGCAACCTCCTTCCATTACCCAGCAGGACGACATCACGCTGATTGTTATCGACGTGGTTTAGCTATTG is from Terriglobales bacterium and encodes:
- a CDS encoding PP2C family protein-serine/threonine phosphatase; translation: ILDHLAFAILLSSFGYVALQMVFANERRLLDIEKELAIAREIQTSILPSCVPKIDNLRISAGYRPMTAVAGDFYEFIPVDQKRVGFLVADVSGHGVPAALIASMIKIAMQSVEPCAQDPQAVLRGLNHVLSRQLRGQFVSAAYLWVDIENRQALYSAAGHPPLLRWRQGKLERIESNGLLFGVITEPDYYPVCTMPISPGDRFLLYTDGVTEPQNANGNSFGDTELEQVVRANQGRSPAELSNEVLSAIRHWQPPSITQQDDITLIVIDVV